One genomic region from Vitis riparia cultivar Riparia Gloire de Montpellier isolate 1030 chromosome 17, EGFV_Vit.rip_1.0, whole genome shotgun sequence encodes:
- the LOC117904758 gene encoding prostaglandin E synthase 2-like, with protein sequence MKGDFSEIQLWRHGQRFPHKLASHLPLPALAVSGTMLLSGLAQDVPAEDPMHPKKFLPNDVVLYQYEACPFCNKVKAFLDHYDIGYKFVEVNPTNKKEIKWSEYKKVPILTVDGEQMVDSLDIINKLFQRIHPEKYLDSVLDGDEERKWLGWVDNHLVHVLSPNIYQSAFEAIESFDYITTYGNFSFTKRIIAKYGGAAAMYFVSKKLKKRHNITDGRVALYGAAETWVDALKGRKFLGGLEPNLADLVVFSVLRPIRHLKSGRDMVEHTGISEWYNRMKAAEDGN encoded by the coding sequence ATGAAGGGAGACTTCTCAGAAATCCAGCTATGGCGTCATGGTCAACGGTTCCCTCATAAGCTCGCCAGTCACTTACCTCTACCCGCTCTTGCCGTATCCGGAACTATGTTATTGTCCGGACTAGCTCAGGATGTTCCCGCCGAGGATCCGATGCATCCCAAGAAGTTCCTTCCAAACGACGTAGTTCTGTATCAGTACGAAGCCTGCCCTTTCTGCAACAAAGTTAAAGCATTCCTGGATCACTATGATATTGGATACAAATTTGTGGAGGTGAACCCCACAAacaaaaaagagataaaatggTCCGAGTACAAGAAAGTGCCTATACTAACAGTTGACGGTGAACAAATGGTCGATTCATTAGATATAATTAATAAGTTGTTCCAAAGGATTCATCCTGAGAAATACCTTGATTCTGTCCTAGACGgtgatgaagaaagaaaatggctTGGGTGGGTTGATAATCACTTGGTGCATGTCTTATCTCCAAATATATACCAGAGTGCTTTTGAGGCTATCGAATCATTTGACTATATCACAACCTATGGAAATTTCAGCTTCACAAAGAGAATAATAGCAAAATATGGCGGAGCTGCAGCCATGTATTTTGTGTCAAAGAAACTGAAGAAGAGGCATAACATCACTGATGGACGTGTCGCCTTGTATGGAGCTGCAGAAACATGGGTGGATGCTCTAAAGGGCAGGAAATTCCTTGGTGGCCTGGAACCTAATTTAGCTGATCTAGTTGTATTTAGTGTCTTGAGACCCATCCGACACCTCAAGTCTGGGAGAGACATGGTGGAACACACTGGGATTAGCGAATGGTACAATCGAATGAAAGCTGCTGAAGATGGGAATTGA